A segment of the Kluyveromyces marxianus DMKU3-1042 DNA, complete genome, chromosome 5 genome:
GAACGAATTCTAGGATCTTCCAGCCTTCGGTTTCCTTATCATCTACAGTCTCTGGGTCTCTGGTGAAGACCATGGCATATGAACTCATTAATATATTGGATTCTGCACCAGCTGCAATCTCACCGGTCTTGGCTCTTCTGTACAAGTGGATTTCTTGAGCACGACAACCGACAACTAGCACAGGGATATCCTGAGGAGGTAGAAGCTTGGCACTTACGATTTCGACACCCCTGATGTCTAAGATTCTACCATCAGCAAATAGCTCTTGTTCTCTAAACTGTTTCTGCTGTGCCGCATAAACGTTGTATGGAGCCTCGCTGAACCATTGTTTCAACACAGCTTCATCACCCTTGACATACGCTTCCAATACTTCAGGAATGATATATTCTCTTAGGTGCTTGGTGAAGTCTTCAGTGTTGAAACCTGGGTCCATCATCTTGAACTGACCATAAACTCTGGCACTTTCTGTCTCGGCGAATAATCCACCAACCTTGTTTGAGATAGTTCTGAGCATCACAATCAACGGATTCTCACTTTCATCCCACAGCTTGATCTTGAATTCGTGTAGCTTACGACCCACTGGAGTCTTCTCCTTGAAGTCCTCGATCTTCTTACCAATCGACTCCTTCGACTCAACGTTCGTGGCGACTAGCGCAGTTCCAGCAGCTTCGTTTGATTTCACAGCTCTTGATCTCTTACCAGAAGCAATAGCCTGTTCCAACTTCAAACGTCTCTCTTCCTTAGAAATAAACCCACCGTAACGTGATGAGTCCCCATCATCAATCACCTCACTCACATCCTTGTAAACCTTGGTCTGTCTCACAGGCTCAAAACTTTCGTCCAACTTTTCGGCAGTCTTGTTCACCGCTTGTCTTGTGCTCTTGGCAATTTCAGACTCCCAAGCCTTTGAAGCTACCTTTTCAACAGTCTCACCAGTCTTTTTCAACGTCTTTCCCACAATAGTAGACCCCTTCTGTGCCTTGATATATGCTTCACGAGCCTTCTTGTATGCTTCTGACTCACCCAACTTCCCAGACGCATCTTGCAACGCCTTGATATTGTCTTGCAACTCTTGGGACTTCTTCCATTCCTGCTTGAACGTCTCACGGAAAATCTGCAACGGCGATCTAGGATTGTTCAACTGCGTCGAAGATGCTGTAAAAGTACGAACAACGCTTGTCCGCGAAAACACCCGCTGCTTCACTGCTTGTTGACCATTAACCCTCAACATGACGTATCTTTCCGTTTTACCAGTGATaaaatatttcttctaCCTCTAGAGCGTGTTGACACCTCTCACAACTTTTCTGGGCCCCACTACTAACAACCTTAACCCAACAACACCTTCAAAACTCAACACCGAGAAAGATTGATTGACGATTTtatatttcaattcaatgttcaaaagtgaaaaatatttgaatttttcctttccaaaATATAAATGTGGATGgacatcatcatcattatccaCACAgttgagaaagaagaaaaaaaaaaaaaattaaattaaaataaattCAGCGGATTTTTCTGTGGGAAATTCAGGTAACGATCCGGAGAAACAGGAGCCGGAAGGGAGAGGAGACACATCATCAAAGGCCGGAGTTTGCAGTGACTGGAGAGAAGTATGTTTGGGAGGAAAGGATGCAAGAAGGGAAGTTAAGTAGTGAGGTTAACACAACTTAGACATTAGGTGTTTTAATTCGTTGTATATAGAAATGTCTACCCTTAatggagaagaagtagtagtagtattcATGATGAGTTAGTTAATATTAAGAGAAAATAAGAATTAGTGAAAAGAGTAGTTATAGTATTAATAGTTACTTGTGGGGG
Coding sequences within it:
- the TIM44 gene encoding protein translocase subunit TIM44, with the translated sequence MLRVNGQQAVKQRVFSRTSVVRTFTASSTQLNNPRSPLQIFRETFKQEWKKSQELQDNIKALQDASGKLGESEAYKKAREAYIKAQKGSTIVGKTLKKTGETVEKVASKAWESEIAKSTRQAVNKTAEKLDESFEPVRQTKVYKDVSEVIDDGDSSRYGGFISKEERRLKLEQAIASGKRSRAVKSNEAAGTALVATNVESKESIGKKIEDFKEKTPVGRKLHEFKIKLWDESENPLIVMLRTISNKVGGLFAETESARVYGQFKMMDPGFNTEDFTKHLREYIIPEVLEAYVKGDEAVLKQWFSEAPYNVYAAQQKQFREQELFADGRILDIRGVEIVSAKLLPPQDIPVLVVGCRAQEIHLYRRAKTGEIAAGAESNILMSSYAMVFTRDPETVDDKETEGWKILEFVRGGSRQFT